A genome region from Altererythrobacter aquiaggeris includes the following:
- a CDS encoding thermonuclease family protein, which translates to MSTNEPSEPNVFDFRDELVRQKRDKRRKLLLLILGGLFAGVLGGVIGINWPFGSASAEARTTHTFGVCGMIRKTCVVDGDTIWLEGVKIRVADIDTPEISQPRCDYEYDLGINARDRLVVLLNQGEFSAVPVGYRDEDQYGRKLRVLMRDGRSLGDQLVAEGLARTWTGRREPWC; encoded by the coding sequence ATGAGCACGAACGAACCATCAGAACCAAACGTCTTCGACTTCCGCGACGAACTGGTCCGGCAGAAGCGGGACAAGCGGCGCAAACTCTTGCTCCTCATTTTGGGCGGATTGTTCGCTGGGGTTCTCGGGGGCGTGATCGGGATCAATTGGCCCTTCGGTTCCGCTAGCGCCGAGGCGCGAACGACACATACCTTTGGGGTCTGCGGGATGATTAGGAAGACCTGTGTGGTCGATGGCGATACGATCTGGCTCGAAGGCGTGAAGATCCGCGTGGCAGACATCGACACGCCCGAAATCTCGCAACCCAGATGCGACTACGAATACGACCTCGGTATCAACGCACGCGACCGGCTGGTTGTCCTGCTCAACCAAGGCGAATTCTCCGCAGTACCGGTCGGCTATCGTGACGAAGACCAGTATGGCCGCAAGCTGCGTGTGCTGATGCGTGACGGACGCTCTCTGGGCGATCAACTGGTTGCCGAAGGTCTTGCCCGGACCTGGACCGGGCGCCGGGAGCCATGGTGCTGA
- a CDS encoding DUF6961 family protein, with translation MTLNRDQELWGMALWVEKHHGDEARDFIVAKIEQLALANEPEGVKLWEEVARRLEQLGERTS, from the coding sequence TTGACACTCAATCGCGACCAGGAATTGTGGGGAATGGCACTCTGGGTCGAGAAGCATCACGGCGATGAAGCCCGTGATTTCATCGTTGCGAAGATCGAGCAGCTGGCCCTTGCGAACGAGCCGGAAGGGGTAAAACTTTGGGAGGAAGTTGCGCGTCGCCTCGAGCAGCTTGGCGAGCGCACTTCTTAA
- a CDS encoding S24 family peptidase, with the protein MEHVREELDRLILKGGYGYASISRLLGRNPAYVQQFIKRGSPRKLDDEDRKTLACFFGVDEQVLGGPANAVNDGMVEIPVLDVEASAGFGAVAASETAHTRFGFDERWLRHLTSAKSASLSIVGVKGDSMEPTLSDGDEVLVDASDHGSRLRDGIYVLRSDDTLVVKRIAIKPGGRQITIASDNPAYPTWHDMDRSEVHVVGRVIWFGRAL; encoded by the coding sequence ATGGAACATGTCAGAGAAGAGCTCGACCGGCTGATCCTCAAGGGCGGATATGGCTACGCCTCGATATCGCGGCTGCTCGGTCGCAACCCTGCTTATGTGCAGCAATTCATCAAGCGCGGTTCACCGCGAAAGCTCGATGACGAAGACCGAAAGACACTCGCCTGCTTCTTCGGCGTCGATGAGCAAGTGCTCGGCGGTCCCGCCAACGCGGTCAATGATGGCATGGTCGAGATACCGGTTCTCGATGTCGAAGCATCTGCGGGATTCGGCGCGGTAGCTGCCAGTGAGACCGCACACACCCGGTTCGGGTTCGACGAGCGGTGGCTGCGGCACCTGACGTCGGCCAAGAGCGCGAGCCTGTCGATCGTTGGGGTCAAGGGTGACTCTATGGAGCCTACCCTAAGCGATGGTGACGAGGTTCTGGTTGATGCTTCAGATCACGGATCGCGGTTGCGCGACGGGATCTACGTTCTTCGCTCTGATGATACCCTCGTCGTGAAGCGGATCGCCATCAAGCCGGGTGGCCGCCAGATTACCATTGCCAGCGATAATCCTGCTTACCCGACCTGGCACGACATGGATCGGTCGGAGGTTCACGTGGTGGGCCGGGTTATCTGGTTCGGCCGAGCCTTGTAG